The following are encoded together in the Apis mellifera strain DH4 linkage group LG4, Amel_HAv3.1, whole genome shotgun sequence genome:
- the LOC408796 gene encoding vacuolar protein sorting-associated protein 35 isoform X3 yields the protein MNKKKDVQNYTSEMIEDDKNKISDRQLIVSSEQDKNLEEELLRYVAKSKAIFKSQQKNDPDLTFEEKLTIARNILQKSNCLFLSKFGHYMKKEHLKLFEKSKDEDYEVAYHFNRLQRYFNNSTRQTDVRNRRYQALKTLIEEGEYFSESEMMKRNPLLYEHLIGQYMTEKQKKIRDNIDTKNITFVNLLMENIERDNLKKKQKLQEEEEQNVLEENDSDEEQIDICASKNNEKEEYWGKTSNFKNIVQHKNETLKNFHCISKTEKQILKQEFVTNMYQNFLDGKDTDFDYSTVDDNETYDNIDLKTQDEEDKYFDSESPETIRPTEDPNEIESEDELDIYMKSLKPMTPAITGVEEQEKLLEDAIGVVKVQAFQMKHCLDKSKLMDALKHASTMLGELRTSLLSPKSYYELYMAITDELRHLELYLLDEFQKGRKVTDLYELVQYVGNIVPRLYLLITVGLVYIKTTPGLKRDLLRDLVEMCRGVQHPLRGLFLRNYLLQCTRNILPDVAEEDDEDGNVRDSIDFVLMNFAEMNKLWVRMQHQGHTRDRERREREREELRILVGTNLVRLSQLESVTLEKYKKLVLPGILEQVVSCRDAIAQEYLMECIIQVFPDEFHLQTLNAFLKSCAELQNGVNVKNIIISLIDRLAAFSQRSDGVGGPGSPNQVPGIPQDVKLFDVFSDQIAIIIQTRQDMPPEDIVSLQVALINLAHKCYPDRVNYVDKVLLTTVQIFQKQNVDKLEYNSAVSRELVRLMKIPIDNYKNILTALKLEHFAPLLDYFDYEGRKLLAIYIITNILENETLIPTLEQVDAVLSMVSPLVQDQLDQPNIEEDPEDFAEEQGLLGRLIHHFKSETADQQYMILSAARKHFSAGGNKRIKYTLPPIVFQAYQLAYTYKGLKDQDEMWQKKCQKIFQFCHATITALMKAELAELPLRLFLQGAIAIGEIRFDNFEMVAYEFMSQAFSIYEDEISDSKAQLAAITLIIATFEQMSCFCEENAEPIRNQCVLYASKLLRKPDQCRGIATCSHIFWSGKSLATGGKEMQNGYKVLDCLRKGIRIASQCMDTSVQVQLYVELLNHYIYFYEKGNTMFTVDIINQVIAKIKEELPNLEVSEETEQIQKHLANTLEHLRNRMESPEADGVSYQGLVL from the exons atgaataagaaaaaagatgtaCAAAATTATACATCAGAAATGATtgaagatgataaaaataaaattagtgatAGGCAACTAATTGTTTCTAGTGAAcaggataaaaatttagaagaagaattattgcGTTATGTAGCAAAGAGTAaggcaatttttaaaagtcaACAAAAAAATGATCCAGATTTaacttttgaagaaaaattaacaattgctcgtaatattcttcaaaaaagtaattgtttatttttgtctAAATTTGgtcattatatgaaaaaagaacatttaaaattatttgaaaaaagtaaagatGAAGATTATGAAGTTGCTTATCATTTTAACAGAttacaaagatattttaataattcaacaagACAAACAGATGTTAGAAATAGAAGATATCAAgcattaaaaactttaatagaAGAAGGAGAATATTTTAGTGAATCTGAAATGATGAAAAGAAATCCATTGTTATATGAACATTTAATTGGACAATATATGActgaaaaacaaaagaaaattagagataatatagatactaaaaatattacttttgtaaatttattgatggaaaatattgaaagggataatttaaagaaaaaacagaaattacaagaggaagaagaacaaAATGTACTAGAAGAAAATGATTCAGATGAAGAGCAAATAGATATATGTGCttcaaagaataatgaaaaagaagaatattgggGTAAAACatctaatttcaaaaatatagtacagcataaaaatgaaacattaaaaaattttcattgtatttcAAAGACAGAAAAACAAATACTTAAACAAGAGTTTGTAACAAAcatgtatcaaaattttttggatGGAAAAGATACAGATTTTGATTATag caCTGTTGATGATAATGAAACATAtgataatatagatttaaaaaccCAGGAtgaagaagataaatattttgattcagAATCACCTGAAACTATAAGACCAACTGAAGAtccaaatgaaattgaaagtgAGGATGAactggatatatatatgaaatcattgaag CCAATGACACCTGCTATAACTGGAGTTGAAGAACAAGAAAAACTACTTGAGGATGCAATTGGTGTAGTCAAAGTGCAAGCTTTTCAAATGAAACATTGTCTGGATAAATCCAAATTAATGGATGCATTAAAACATGCATCTACGATGTTAGGAGAACTTAGAACTTCTCTTTTAAGTCCAAAgagttattatgaattat atatggCAATTACTGATGAATTAAGACATTtagaactttatttattagatgaatttcaaaaaggaagaaaagttacagatttatatgaattagtACAATATGTTGGAAATATTGTACCTAGATT atatttactCATCACAGTAGGATTAGTATATATCAAAACAACACCTGGCTTAAAAAGGGATCTACTAAGAGATTTAGTAGAAATGTGTAGAGGTGTTCAACATCCTTTAAGAGGTCttttcttaagaaattatttattacaatgtaCTCGTAATATTTTACCAGATGTTGCTGAAGAAGATGATGAAGATGGAAAT gtccGTGATAGTATAGACTTTGTCTTAATGAATTTCgcagaaatgaataaattatgggTACGCATGCAACATCAAGGTCATACTagagacagagaaagaagagaaagagaaagagaagaacttAGAATTTTAGTAGGAACTAATCTTGTACGACTAAGTCAATTGGAATCAGTTACtttagagaaatataaaaag CTTGTCTTACCAGGAATTTTAGAACAAGTGGTCAGTTGCAGAGATGCAATTGCTCAGGAATATCTTATGGAATGCATAATTcaa gtTTTTCCTGATGAATTTCATCTACAAACattaaatgcatttttaaagTCTTGTGCTGAATTACAAAATGGTGTGAAtgtaaaaaacataattatttcattaatagatCGTCTTGCAGCATTTAGTCAAAGATCAGATGGTGTGGGAGGGCCAGGAAGTCCTAATCAAGTACCAGGAATTCCACAGGATGTAAAACTTTTTGATGTTTTCAGTGATCAAATAGCTATAATTATACAA acaaGACAAGACATGCCTCCAGAAGATATAGTTTCTCTTCAAGTGGCTCTTATTAATTTAGCACATAAGTGTTATCCTGACAGAGTAAACTATGTggataaagttttattaacgactgttcaaatattccaaaaacagAATGTTGAtaa acTTGAGTATAATAGTGCTGTATCAAGAGAGTTAGTgagattaatgaaaattccaatagataattataaaaacatattaactGCTTTAAAACTTGAACATTTTGCTCCATTActtgattattttgattatgaaGGCAGAAAGTTGTTagctatttatataataacaaatattttagaaaatgagaCTTTAATACCAACTCTAGAACAAGTAGATGCAGTTCTTTCTATGGTATCTCCATTAGTACAAGATCAATTAGATCAACCAAATATAGAAGAAGATCCTGAAGATTTTGCAGAAGAACAAGGTCTTCTTGGTAGACTGATTCATCACTTTAAGTCAGAAACAGCTGATCAGCAATACATGATATTAAGTGCTGCTAGAAAACATTTTAGTGCAGgtggaaataaaagaataaaatatactttaccACCAATTGTTTTTCAGGCTTATCAACTAGCTTATACATATAAAGGATTGAAGGATCAA GATGAAATGTGgcaaaaaaaatgtcaaaaaatctttcaattttgtcATGCAACTATTACAGCTTTAATGAAGGCTGAACTGGCTGAATTACCATTGAGATTATTTCTACAAGGTGCAATAGCAATAGGtgaaattcgtttcgataattttgagATGGTTGCTTATGAATTTATGAGTCAAgcattttcaatatatgaaGATGAAATAAGCGATTCTAAGGCACAATTAGCAGCTATTACATTAATCATTGCAACATTCGAACAAATGAGTTGTTTTTGTGAAGAAAATGCGGAACCAATACGCAACCAATGTGTTTTATATGCtagtaaattattaagaaaaccAGACCAATGTAGAGGTATCGCTACTTGCTCTCATATATTTTGGTCAGGAAAATCATTAGCAACTGGCGGAAAAGAG aTGCAAAATGGATATAAAGTATTGGATTGTTTGAGAAAAGGTATTAGAATAGCAAGTCAATGTATGGATACTTCAGTTCAAGTACAACTTTATgtggaattattaaatcattatatatatttctatgaaaaagGCAATACTAtg tttactgttgatattataaatcaagtaatagcaaaaattaaagaagaactTCCGAATTTAGAAGTTAGCGAAGAAACAgaacaaattcaaaaacatTTAGCTAACACACTAGAACATTTAAGGAATAGAATGGAATCTCCAGAAGCTGATGGTGTATCGTATCAAGGACTTGTCCTCtaa
- the LOC408796 gene encoding vacuolar protein sorting-associated protein 35 isoform X1 — MVSLFFSQPMTPAITGVEEQEKLLEDAIGVVKVQAFQMKHCLDKSKLMDALKHASTMLGELRTSLLSPKSYYELYMAITDELRHLELYLLDEFQKGRKVTDLYELVQYVGNIVPRLYLLITVGLVYIKTTPGLKRDLLRDLVEMCRGVQHPLRGLFLRNYLLQCTRNILPDVAEEDDEDGNVRDSIDFVLMNFAEMNKLWVRMQHQGHTRDRERREREREELRILVGTNLVRLSQLESVTLEKYKKLVLPGILEQVVSCRDAIAQEYLMECIIQVFPDEFHLQTLNAFLKSCAELQNGVNVKNIIISLIDRLAAFSQRSDGVGGPGSPNQVPGIPQDVKLFDVFSDQIAIIIQTRQDMPPEDIVSLQVALINLAHKCYPDRVNYVDKVLLTTVQIFQKQNVDKLEYNSAVSRELVRLMKIPIDNYKNILTALKLEHFAPLLDYFDYEGRKLLAIYIITNILENETLIPTLEQVDAVLSMVSPLVQDQLDQPNIEEDPEDFAEEQGLLGRLIHHFKSETADQQYMILSAARKHFSAGGNKRIKYTLPPIVFQAYQLAYTYKGLKDQDEMWQKKCQKIFQFCHATITALMKAELAELPLRLFLQGAIAIGEIRFDNFEMVAYEFMSQAFSIYEDEISDSKAQLAAITLIIATFEQMSCFCEENAEPIRNQCVLYASKLLRKPDQCRGIATCSHIFWSGKSLATGGKEMQNGYKVLDCLRKGIRIASQCMDTSVQVQLYVELLNHYIYFYEKGNTMFTVDIINQVIAKIKEELPNLEVSEETEQIQKHLANTLEHLRNRMESPEADGVSYQGLVL; from the exons atg gtatctttatttttctcacaGCCAATGACACCTGCTATAACTGGAGTTGAAGAACAAGAAAAACTACTTGAGGATGCAATTGGTGTAGTCAAAGTGCAAGCTTTTCAAATGAAACATTGTCTGGATAAATCCAAATTAATGGATGCATTAAAACATGCATCTACGATGTTAGGAGAACTTAGAACTTCTCTTTTAAGTCCAAAgagttattatgaattat atatggCAATTACTGATGAATTAAGACATTtagaactttatttattagatgaatttcaaaaaggaagaaaagttacagatttatatgaattagtACAATATGTTGGAAATATTGTACCTAGATT atatttactCATCACAGTAGGATTAGTATATATCAAAACAACACCTGGCTTAAAAAGGGATCTACTAAGAGATTTAGTAGAAATGTGTAGAGGTGTTCAACATCCTTTAAGAGGTCttttcttaagaaattatttattacaatgtaCTCGTAATATTTTACCAGATGTTGCTGAAGAAGATGATGAAGATGGAAAT gtccGTGATAGTATAGACTTTGTCTTAATGAATTTCgcagaaatgaataaattatgggTACGCATGCAACATCAAGGTCATACTagagacagagaaagaagagaaagagaaagagaagaacttAGAATTTTAGTAGGAACTAATCTTGTACGACTAAGTCAATTGGAATCAGTTACtttagagaaatataaaaag CTTGTCTTACCAGGAATTTTAGAACAAGTGGTCAGTTGCAGAGATGCAATTGCTCAGGAATATCTTATGGAATGCATAATTcaa gtTTTTCCTGATGAATTTCATCTACAAACattaaatgcatttttaaagTCTTGTGCTGAATTACAAAATGGTGTGAAtgtaaaaaacataattatttcattaatagatCGTCTTGCAGCATTTAGTCAAAGATCAGATGGTGTGGGAGGGCCAGGAAGTCCTAATCAAGTACCAGGAATTCCACAGGATGTAAAACTTTTTGATGTTTTCAGTGATCAAATAGCTATAATTATACAA acaaGACAAGACATGCCTCCAGAAGATATAGTTTCTCTTCAAGTGGCTCTTATTAATTTAGCACATAAGTGTTATCCTGACAGAGTAAACTATGTggataaagttttattaacgactgttcaaatattccaaaaacagAATGTTGAtaa acTTGAGTATAATAGTGCTGTATCAAGAGAGTTAGTgagattaatgaaaattccaatagataattataaaaacatattaactGCTTTAAAACTTGAACATTTTGCTCCATTActtgattattttgattatgaaGGCAGAAAGTTGTTagctatttatataataacaaatattttagaaaatgagaCTTTAATACCAACTCTAGAACAAGTAGATGCAGTTCTTTCTATGGTATCTCCATTAGTACAAGATCAATTAGATCAACCAAATATAGAAGAAGATCCTGAAGATTTTGCAGAAGAACAAGGTCTTCTTGGTAGACTGATTCATCACTTTAAGTCAGAAACAGCTGATCAGCAATACATGATATTAAGTGCTGCTAGAAAACATTTTAGTGCAGgtggaaataaaagaataaaatatactttaccACCAATTGTTTTTCAGGCTTATCAACTAGCTTATACATATAAAGGATTGAAGGATCAA GATGAAATGTGgcaaaaaaaatgtcaaaaaatctttcaattttgtcATGCAACTATTACAGCTTTAATGAAGGCTGAACTGGCTGAATTACCATTGAGATTATTTCTACAAGGTGCAATAGCAATAGGtgaaattcgtttcgataattttgagATGGTTGCTTATGAATTTATGAGTCAAgcattttcaatatatgaaGATGAAATAAGCGATTCTAAGGCACAATTAGCAGCTATTACATTAATCATTGCAACATTCGAACAAATGAGTTGTTTTTGTGAAGAAAATGCGGAACCAATACGCAACCAATGTGTTTTATATGCtagtaaattattaagaaaaccAGACCAATGTAGAGGTATCGCTACTTGCTCTCATATATTTTGGTCAGGAAAATCATTAGCAACTGGCGGAAAAGAG aTGCAAAATGGATATAAAGTATTGGATTGTTTGAGAAAAGGTATTAGAATAGCAAGTCAATGTATGGATACTTCAGTTCAAGTACAACTTTATgtggaattattaaatcattatatatatttctatgaaaaagGCAATACTAtg tttactgttgatattataaatcaagtaatagcaaaaattaaagaagaactTCCGAATTTAGAAGTTAGCGAAGAAACAgaacaaattcaaaaacatTTAGCTAACACACTAGAACATTTAAGGAATAGAATGGAATCTCCAGAAGCTGATGGTGTATCGTATCAAGGACTTGTCCTCtaa
- the LOC408796 gene encoding vacuolar protein sorting-associated protein 35 isoform X2 yields the protein MPMTPAITGVEEQEKLLEDAIGVVKVQAFQMKHCLDKSKLMDALKHASTMLGELRTSLLSPKSYYELYMAITDELRHLELYLLDEFQKGRKVTDLYELVQYVGNIVPRLYLLITVGLVYIKTTPGLKRDLLRDLVEMCRGVQHPLRGLFLRNYLLQCTRNILPDVAEEDDEDGNVRDSIDFVLMNFAEMNKLWVRMQHQGHTRDRERREREREELRILVGTNLVRLSQLESVTLEKYKKLVLPGILEQVVSCRDAIAQEYLMECIIQVFPDEFHLQTLNAFLKSCAELQNGVNVKNIIISLIDRLAAFSQRSDGVGGPGSPNQVPGIPQDVKLFDVFSDQIAIIIQTRQDMPPEDIVSLQVALINLAHKCYPDRVNYVDKVLLTTVQIFQKQNVDKLEYNSAVSRELVRLMKIPIDNYKNILTALKLEHFAPLLDYFDYEGRKLLAIYIITNILENETLIPTLEQVDAVLSMVSPLVQDQLDQPNIEEDPEDFAEEQGLLGRLIHHFKSETADQQYMILSAARKHFSAGGNKRIKYTLPPIVFQAYQLAYTYKGLKDQDEMWQKKCQKIFQFCHATITALMKAELAELPLRLFLQGAIAIGEIRFDNFEMVAYEFMSQAFSIYEDEISDSKAQLAAITLIIATFEQMSCFCEENAEPIRNQCVLYASKLLRKPDQCRGIATCSHIFWSGKSLATGGKEMQNGYKVLDCLRKGIRIASQCMDTSVQVQLYVELLNHYIYFYEKGNTMFTVDIINQVIAKIKEELPNLEVSEETEQIQKHLANTLEHLRNRMESPEADGVSYQGLVL from the exons atg CCAATGACACCTGCTATAACTGGAGTTGAAGAACAAGAAAAACTACTTGAGGATGCAATTGGTGTAGTCAAAGTGCAAGCTTTTCAAATGAAACATTGTCTGGATAAATCCAAATTAATGGATGCATTAAAACATGCATCTACGATGTTAGGAGAACTTAGAACTTCTCTTTTAAGTCCAAAgagttattatgaattat atatggCAATTACTGATGAATTAAGACATTtagaactttatttattagatgaatttcaaaaaggaagaaaagttacagatttatatgaattagtACAATATGTTGGAAATATTGTACCTAGATT atatttactCATCACAGTAGGATTAGTATATATCAAAACAACACCTGGCTTAAAAAGGGATCTACTAAGAGATTTAGTAGAAATGTGTAGAGGTGTTCAACATCCTTTAAGAGGTCttttcttaagaaattatttattacaatgtaCTCGTAATATTTTACCAGATGTTGCTGAAGAAGATGATGAAGATGGAAAT gtccGTGATAGTATAGACTTTGTCTTAATGAATTTCgcagaaatgaataaattatgggTACGCATGCAACATCAAGGTCATACTagagacagagaaagaagagaaagagaaagagaagaacttAGAATTTTAGTAGGAACTAATCTTGTACGACTAAGTCAATTGGAATCAGTTACtttagagaaatataaaaag CTTGTCTTACCAGGAATTTTAGAACAAGTGGTCAGTTGCAGAGATGCAATTGCTCAGGAATATCTTATGGAATGCATAATTcaa gtTTTTCCTGATGAATTTCATCTACAAACattaaatgcatttttaaagTCTTGTGCTGAATTACAAAATGGTGTGAAtgtaaaaaacataattatttcattaatagatCGTCTTGCAGCATTTAGTCAAAGATCAGATGGTGTGGGAGGGCCAGGAAGTCCTAATCAAGTACCAGGAATTCCACAGGATGTAAAACTTTTTGATGTTTTCAGTGATCAAATAGCTATAATTATACAA acaaGACAAGACATGCCTCCAGAAGATATAGTTTCTCTTCAAGTGGCTCTTATTAATTTAGCACATAAGTGTTATCCTGACAGAGTAAACTATGTggataaagttttattaacgactgttcaaatattccaaaaacagAATGTTGAtaa acTTGAGTATAATAGTGCTGTATCAAGAGAGTTAGTgagattaatgaaaattccaatagataattataaaaacatattaactGCTTTAAAACTTGAACATTTTGCTCCATTActtgattattttgattatgaaGGCAGAAAGTTGTTagctatttatataataacaaatattttagaaaatgagaCTTTAATACCAACTCTAGAACAAGTAGATGCAGTTCTTTCTATGGTATCTCCATTAGTACAAGATCAATTAGATCAACCAAATATAGAAGAAGATCCTGAAGATTTTGCAGAAGAACAAGGTCTTCTTGGTAGACTGATTCATCACTTTAAGTCAGAAACAGCTGATCAGCAATACATGATATTAAGTGCTGCTAGAAAACATTTTAGTGCAGgtggaaataaaagaataaaatatactttaccACCAATTGTTTTTCAGGCTTATCAACTAGCTTATACATATAAAGGATTGAAGGATCAA GATGAAATGTGgcaaaaaaaatgtcaaaaaatctttcaattttgtcATGCAACTATTACAGCTTTAATGAAGGCTGAACTGGCTGAATTACCATTGAGATTATTTCTACAAGGTGCAATAGCAATAGGtgaaattcgtttcgataattttgagATGGTTGCTTATGAATTTATGAGTCAAgcattttcaatatatgaaGATGAAATAAGCGATTCTAAGGCACAATTAGCAGCTATTACATTAATCATTGCAACATTCGAACAAATGAGTTGTTTTTGTGAAGAAAATGCGGAACCAATACGCAACCAATGTGTTTTATATGCtagtaaattattaagaaaaccAGACCAATGTAGAGGTATCGCTACTTGCTCTCATATATTTTGGTCAGGAAAATCATTAGCAACTGGCGGAAAAGAG aTGCAAAATGGATATAAAGTATTGGATTGTTTGAGAAAAGGTATTAGAATAGCAAGTCAATGTATGGATACTTCAGTTCAAGTACAACTTTATgtggaattattaaatcattatatatatttctatgaaaaagGCAATACTAtg tttactgttgatattataaatcaagtaatagcaaaaattaaagaagaactTCCGAATTTAGAAGTTAGCGAAGAAACAgaacaaattcaaaaacatTTAGCTAACACACTAGAACATTTAAGGAATAGAATGGAATCTCCAGAAGCTGATGGTGTATCGTATCAAGGACTTGTCCTCtaa